A window of Daphnia pulicaria isolate SC F1-1A chromosome 10, SC_F0-13Bv2, whole genome shotgun sequence contains these coding sequences:
- the LOC124314083 gene encoding acetyl-coenzyme A transporter 1-like produces the protein MMRKRAELPSENERSSLIENDESTYQIKEEMKEAPQIWSWKGEGRNIALLFFLYLLQGIPLGLTASIPLMLQNRHVSYKEQAEFSLVFWPFSLKLLWAPIVDSLYSSRMGRRKTWLVPVQYLLGIAMLFLSTKVDQYLDSEGSPNIKMLTIGFFSLNFLAATQDIAVDGWALTMLHRKNVGYASTCNSVGQTAGYFLGYVVFVAFESADFCNKYLRSQPEPFGLLTLSGFLYFWGIVFFITTTFVWLLKREKAPDCTNEESTGEDAEHNLSIVESYKLLLKIFKLPAIQWTVVVLLTCKIGFSASDAVTGLKLVEMGVPKAQLALLAVPLVPLQIVLPLFISRYTAGPRPMQVFINAIPYRLMFGFIYAGLVWITPQFQSSDGQFPFYYYLMVVIIYAIHQVAVYSMFVAVMAFFAKVSDPQVGGTYMTLLNTVCNLGGNWPSTLALWSVDALTWKSCHSKDSIIHETNKCRNAAETLECTDGGGQCIVDLDGFYVESLICIVIGFLWLRWGRRVIHQLQSKDESAWKVRNN, from the exons ATGATGAGAAAGCGAGCAGAATTACCATCGGAAAATGAGCGTTCAtctttaattgaaaatgatgaaagtaccTATCAAATCAAAGAAGAGATGAAGGAAGCACCACAGATTTGGAGTTGGAAGGGTGAAGGGAGAAATATTGctctacttttctttttgtacctGCTGCAAGGAATACCATTAGGATTGACTGCCAGTATTCCATTGATGCTTCAGAATCGTCATGTTAGCTACAAGGAGCAAGCAGAATTTAGCCTTGTATTTTGGCCATTTAGTTTGAAACTTTTATGGGCTCCGATAGTGGACTCTTTATACTCCTCAAgaatgggaagaagaaaaacttgg CTTGTTCCTGTGCAGTATCTGCTTGGAATTGCTATGCTGTTTCTTTCAACAAAAGTGGACCAGTACTTGGATTCAGAAGGATCACCAAACATTAAAATGCTCACCATAGGATTCTTTTCTCTAAACTTTTTAGCTGCAACACAAGACATTGCTGTAGATGGATGGGCATTGACAATGCTGCACAG AAAAAATGTTGGATATGCCTCCACTTGCAATTCAGTTGGGCAAACTGCTGGTTATTTTTTAGGCTATGTTGTCTTTGTGGCCTTTGAATCTGCAGATTTCTGCAACAAATATCTGAGGAGTCAACCGGAACCTTTTGGGCTTTTGACATTGTCCG GATTCCTTTATTTCTGGGGAATCGTTTTCTTCATCACCACAACATTCGTGTGGTTGTTAAAGCGAGAAAAAGCACCAGATTGCACCAATGAAGAATCCACAGGCGAAGATGCTGAGCATAATTTAAGCATAGTTGAGAGTTACAAACTCTTATTGAAAATCTTTAAACTTCCTGCTATTCAATGGACTGTGGTAGTTCTCTTAACATGCaag ATTGGATTTTCAGCATCCGACGCGGTTACTGGTCTCAAGCTAGTTGAAATG ggGGTTCCTAAAGCGCAATTAGCTCTGCTAGCCGTTCCTTTGGTTCCCCTTCAAATCGTCCTGCCGCTATTCATTAGCCGATACACTGCCGGCCCTCGACCTATGCAAGTTTTTATTAACGCAATTCCTTATAG GTTAATGTTTGGATTTATATATGCTGGTCTTGTGTGGATTACTCCACAATTCCAAAGTAGCGACGGCCAATTCCCTTTTTATTACTACTTGATGGTCGTGATCATTTATGCTATCCATCAG GTCGCAGTATACAGCATGTTTGTTGCCGTGATGGCTTTCTTTGCCAAA GTTAGTGATCCCCAAGTTGGAGGTACTTACATGACTTTGCTAAACACAG TGTGCAACCTTGGTGGAAATTGGCCCTCTACCTTAGCTCTCTGGTCAGTTGATGCGTTGACATGGAAAAGCTGCCACTCAAAAGACTCCATTATCCATGAGACTAACAAGTGTCGCAATGCCGCTGAAACATTG GAATGCACCGATGGAGGAGGACAGTGCATAGTCGACTTGGATGGTTTTTATGTCGAATCCTTGATATGTATAGTAATCGGATTTTTATGGCTCCGCTGGGGCCGTAGGGTCATCCATCAACTGCAGTCGAAAGACGAAAGTGCATGGAAAGTTCGCAACAATTGA
- the LOC124314210 gene encoding transcription factor E2F4-like isoform X1, which translates to MADLNAASRFEKSLGLLTTRFVNLLQEARDGVLDLKVAADTLAVRQKRRIYDITNVLEGIGLIEKKSKNSIQWRGAGPGCNTQEIGEKLAQLRNEVASLDALEKHLDQHKQWIQQSFRNTSEDNVNSRLAYITHDDLCSSFEGDTLLAIRAPPHTHLEVPIPEDDQVRKRQYQIHLKSQTVPIHVLLVNKDSEGTSPIAVPVPPPKRFLTETRRSPRKSQSQDQQEPSLKPMQSTGADGEDTEMEELVSDSFLRLSPPPSERDYYFHLDENEGLTDLFDMPISSF; encoded by the exons ATGGCGGATTTAAATGCGGCGAGTAGGTTTGAAAAGTCGTTAGGATTGTTGACGACACGTTTTGTTAATCTGTTGCAAGAAGCTCGTGATGGAGTGTTAGATTTGAAAGTG GCTGCAGATACGTTGGCCGTCAGGCAGAAACGAAGAATTTACGATATCACAAATGTATTAGAAGGAATTGGTctgattgaaaagaagagTAAAAACAGCATACAGTGGAG AGGGGCAGGTCCCGGATGCAACACTCAAGAGATTGGAGAAAAACTTGCCCAATTGAGGAATGAAGTAGCGTCATTGGATGCCTTAGAGAAACATTTAGATCAGCACAAACag TGGATACAGCAAAGCTTTCGGAATACAAGTGAAGATAATGTCAATAGTCGATTAGCATACATCACTCACGATGATCTCTGCTCAAGTTTTGAAGGTGATACCTTGCTTGCCATCAGAGCCCCTCCACATACTCACCTAGAAGTCCCCATTCCAGAAGATGATCAGGTGAGA AAACGCCAGTATCAGATCCATCTAAAATCTCAAACTGTTCCAATTCACGTCTTATTGGTGAATAAGGATAGTGAAGGCACTAGTCCAATTGCTGTACCTGTCCCACCTCCAAAACGTTTCTTAACG GAGACACGGCGTTCTCCAAGAAAATCTCAGTCTCAGGATCAACAAGAACCTTCTCTTAAGCCTATGCAGTCAACTGGCGCTGATGGAGAAGACACAGAAATGGAAGAGCTTGTGTCTGATTCGTTCCTTAGATTGAGTCCTCCTCCCAGTGAGAGGGACTACTATTTTCATCTTGATGAAAACGAGGGTCTTACCGATCTATTCGACATGCCTATCTCGTCTTTCTGA
- the LOC124314210 gene encoding transcription factor E2F4-like isoform X2, producing the protein MADLNAASRFEKSLGLLTTRFVNLLQEARDGVLDLKVAADTLAVRQKRRIYDITNVLEGIGLIEKKSKNSIQWRGAGPGCNTQEIGEKLAQLRNEVASLDALEKHLDQHKQWIQQSFRNTSEDNVNSRLAYITHDDLCSSFEGDTLLAIRAPPHTHLEVPIPEDDQKRQYQIHLKSQTVPIHVLLVNKDSEGTSPIAVPVPPPKRFLTETRRSPRKSQSQDQQEPSLKPMQSTGADGEDTEMEELVSDSFLRLSPPPSERDYYFHLDENEGLTDLFDMPISSF; encoded by the exons ATGGCGGATTTAAATGCGGCGAGTAGGTTTGAAAAGTCGTTAGGATTGTTGACGACACGTTTTGTTAATCTGTTGCAAGAAGCTCGTGATGGAGTGTTAGATTTGAAAGTG GCTGCAGATACGTTGGCCGTCAGGCAGAAACGAAGAATTTACGATATCACAAATGTATTAGAAGGAATTGGTctgattgaaaagaagagTAAAAACAGCATACAGTGGAG AGGGGCAGGTCCCGGATGCAACACTCAAGAGATTGGAGAAAAACTTGCCCAATTGAGGAATGAAGTAGCGTCATTGGATGCCTTAGAGAAACATTTAGATCAGCACAAACag TGGATACAGCAAAGCTTTCGGAATACAAGTGAAGATAATGTCAATAGTCGATTAGCATACATCACTCACGATGATCTCTGCTCAAGTTTTGAAGGTGATACCTTGCTTGCCATCAGAGCCCCTCCACATACTCACCTAGAAGTCCCCATTCCAGAAGATGATCAG AAACGCCAGTATCAGATCCATCTAAAATCTCAAACTGTTCCAATTCACGTCTTATTGGTGAATAAGGATAGTGAAGGCACTAGTCCAATTGCTGTACCTGTCCCACCTCCAAAACGTTTCTTAACG GAGACACGGCGTTCTCCAAGAAAATCTCAGTCTCAGGATCAACAAGAACCTTCTCTTAAGCCTATGCAGTCAACTGGCGCTGATGGAGAAGACACAGAAATGGAAGAGCTTGTGTCTGATTCGTTCCTTAGATTGAGTCCTCCTCCCAGTGAGAGGGACTACTATTTTCATCTTGATGAAAACGAGGGTCTTACCGATCTATTCGACATGCCTATCTCGTCTTTCTGA
- the LOC124314059 gene encoding beta-alanine transporter-like isoform X1, producing MTVDFDLILPDVGEYGKYQKLMVWFVFLPGMIPCGFHAYNQLFMATQPKFRCLVPDLDLVDRNLTDDFIRNISIPFVINKEGRWDSSSCSMYARNYSAEENLAALLQPGGNVSSDIPATVPCQAGWKFQYSDQESTTVVAEWALVCDKDFYTTMALVLFGVSGLVGNWIFGYIQDSMGRRPAFFIYLLIESVFAIATAFAPNFGIWLACRIGVGFTVPAIMGTPFVMAIELVGPSWRTHVALLANVVYSFTLCLLGVVVWLVRDWRQMSLATSLPFLAFFFYWWVLPESPRWLLSQDRIAEAEVEIRKMARMNKRILPPGYFNQFKTQTEETGDDTDSNHSHPTYGALDLVKTPNMARKTAIITFIWFTVTSVYVGLSYYAPALGGNEYLNFLLAGVAELPTYFFLWPTMDRWGRRWTLCFSMILGGVACLATLSFQDNYVATLVLYCIGKFGISSAFVVLPLMASELYPTVVRGIGISISGVAGMLGPIFIPLINYLGTESLMVLPLMIMGGLMVAGGLSALTLPETLHQHLPQTLEEGELFGKDFGYKQWLTCCPPRPNRREEHENDVAQRLAENPDIAKPLVTPTIASSITSAI from the exons ATGACTGTAGACTTTGACTTGATTTTACCCGACGTGGGCGAGTACGGGAAATATCAGAAACTGATGGTTTGGTTCGTTTTCCTTCCCGGGATGATTCCCTGCGGTTTCCACGCATACAATCAGCTGTTTATGGCCACACAACCGAAATTTCGATGCCTAGTACCCGATCTCGATTTAGTGGACCGCAATCTCACCGATGACTTTATCCGCAACATcag tATTCCGTTCGTGATCAACAAAGAGGGGCGATGGGACTCCAGCTCGTGTTCGATGTACGCGCGGAACTATTCGGCAGAGGAAAACTTGGCTGCGCTACTTCAGCCTGGAGGAAATGTGTCATCGGATATTCCAGCAACAGTGCCATGCCAAGCGGGTTGGAAGTTCCAGTACAGCGACCAAGAGAGTACCACGGTAGTGGCTGAA TGGGCGTTGGTGTGCGACAAGGATTTCTACACGACGATGGCCCTTGTCCTTTTCGGCGTCAGCGGACTCGTTGGAAACTGGATTTTCGGCTACATCCAGGACAG CATGGGGAGACGACCGGCTTTCTTCATTTATCTTTTGATTGAAAGCGTGTTTGCCATAGCAACGGCGTTCGCTCCGAATTTCGGTATTTGGCTGGCATGTCGCATTGGTGTCGGTTTCACCGTTCCAGCCATCATGGGGACGCCTTTTGTCATGG CTATTGAACTGGTAGGTCCATCCTGGAGGACACATGTCGCCTTACTCGCCAACGTGGTTTACTCGTTCACCCTCTGTCTTTTGGGTGTAGTGGTTTGGTTGGTTCGTGACTGGCGTCAAATGTCGCTGGCCACATCCCTGCCGTTCTtagccttcttcttctactggtg GGTATTGCCCGAATCCCCCAGATGGCTTTTATCTCAGGATAGGATAGCGGAAGCCGAAGTTGAAATCCGTAAAATGGCCCGCATGAACAAACGAATTTTACCACCTGgatatttcaatcaatttaaa ACTCAGACCGAAGAAACCGGAGACGATACCGACTCCAATCATTCCCATCCGACTTATGGAGCCCTGGATCTGGTGAAGACGCCCAACATGGCCAGAAAAACCGCAATCATCACCTTTATCTG gttcACGGTCACTTCGGTGTACGTTGGCCTTTCCTATTACGCCCCGGCGTTGGGCGGCAAcgaatatttgaatttcctgTTGGCAGGCGTGGCCGAATTGCCgacttattttttcctttggccGACAATGGATCGATGGGGTCGCAGATGGACGCTCTGCTTCTCAATGATATTGGGCGGCGTCGCTTGCCTGGCTACTTTATCCTTCCAAGATA ATTACGTCGCGACGCTCGTGCTCTATTGTATCGGGAAATTCGGAATTTCTTCCGCTTTTGTG GTCCTGCCTTTGATGGCGTCTGAACTCTATCCGACCGTAGTGCGTGGGATTGGGATCAGTATAAGCGGCGTAGCGGGAATGCTGGGCCCGATCTTCATTCCCCTTATTAACTACTTG GGAACTGAGAGCCTGATGGTTTTACCTCTGATGATCATGGGCGGTTTGATGGTGGCTGGTGGTCTGTCGGCGTTGACTCTGCCGGAAACTTTGCACCAGCATCTTCCGCAGACTTTAGAAGAGGGGGAACTGTTTG GCAAAGACTTTGGATACAAGCAATGGCTAACCTGTTGCCCGCCACGTCCGAATCGACGAGAAGAACACGAAAACGACGTTGCTCAAAG ATTGGCGGAGAATCCTGACATTGCCAAACCTCTAGTGACTCCAACGATAGCTTCGTCAATCACATCTGCCATTTGA
- the LOC124314059 gene encoding beta-alanine transporter-like isoform X2, with translation MVWFVFLPGMIPCGFHAYNQLFMATQPKFRCLVPDLDLVDRNLTDDFIRNISIPFVINKEGRWDSSSCSMYARNYSAEENLAALLQPGGNVSSDIPATVPCQAGWKFQYSDQESTTVVAEWALVCDKDFYTTMALVLFGVSGLVGNWIFGYIQDSMGRRPAFFIYLLIESVFAIATAFAPNFGIWLACRIGVGFTVPAIMGTPFVMAIELVGPSWRTHVALLANVVYSFTLCLLGVVVWLVRDWRQMSLATSLPFLAFFFYWWVLPESPRWLLSQDRIAEAEVEIRKMARMNKRILPPGYFNQFKTQTEETGDDTDSNHSHPTYGALDLVKTPNMARKTAIITFIWFTVTSVYVGLSYYAPALGGNEYLNFLLAGVAELPTYFFLWPTMDRWGRRWTLCFSMILGGVACLATLSFQDNYVATLVLYCIGKFGISSAFVVLPLMASELYPTVVRGIGISISGVAGMLGPIFIPLINYLGTESLMVLPLMIMGGLMVAGGLSALTLPETLHQHLPQTLEEGELFGKDFGYKQWLTCCPPRPNRREEHENDVAQRLAENPDIAKPLVTPTIASSITSAI, from the exons ATGGTTTGGTTCGTTTTCCTTCCCGGGATGATTCCCTGCGGTTTCCACGCATACAATCAGCTGTTTATGGCCACACAACCGAAATTTCGATGCCTAGTACCCGATCTCGATTTAGTGGACCGCAATCTCACCGATGACTTTATCCGCAACATcag tATTCCGTTCGTGATCAACAAAGAGGGGCGATGGGACTCCAGCTCGTGTTCGATGTACGCGCGGAACTATTCGGCAGAGGAAAACTTGGCTGCGCTACTTCAGCCTGGAGGAAATGTGTCATCGGATATTCCAGCAACAGTGCCATGCCAAGCGGGTTGGAAGTTCCAGTACAGCGACCAAGAGAGTACCACGGTAGTGGCTGAA TGGGCGTTGGTGTGCGACAAGGATTTCTACACGACGATGGCCCTTGTCCTTTTCGGCGTCAGCGGACTCGTTGGAAACTGGATTTTCGGCTACATCCAGGACAG CATGGGGAGACGACCGGCTTTCTTCATTTATCTTTTGATTGAAAGCGTGTTTGCCATAGCAACGGCGTTCGCTCCGAATTTCGGTATTTGGCTGGCATGTCGCATTGGTGTCGGTTTCACCGTTCCAGCCATCATGGGGACGCCTTTTGTCATGG CTATTGAACTGGTAGGTCCATCCTGGAGGACACATGTCGCCTTACTCGCCAACGTGGTTTACTCGTTCACCCTCTGTCTTTTGGGTGTAGTGGTTTGGTTGGTTCGTGACTGGCGTCAAATGTCGCTGGCCACATCCCTGCCGTTCTtagccttcttcttctactggtg GGTATTGCCCGAATCCCCCAGATGGCTTTTATCTCAGGATAGGATAGCGGAAGCCGAAGTTGAAATCCGTAAAATGGCCCGCATGAACAAACGAATTTTACCACCTGgatatttcaatcaatttaaa ACTCAGACCGAAGAAACCGGAGACGATACCGACTCCAATCATTCCCATCCGACTTATGGAGCCCTGGATCTGGTGAAGACGCCCAACATGGCCAGAAAAACCGCAATCATCACCTTTATCTG gttcACGGTCACTTCGGTGTACGTTGGCCTTTCCTATTACGCCCCGGCGTTGGGCGGCAAcgaatatttgaatttcctgTTGGCAGGCGTGGCCGAATTGCCgacttattttttcctttggccGACAATGGATCGATGGGGTCGCAGATGGACGCTCTGCTTCTCAATGATATTGGGCGGCGTCGCTTGCCTGGCTACTTTATCCTTCCAAGATA ATTACGTCGCGACGCTCGTGCTCTATTGTATCGGGAAATTCGGAATTTCTTCCGCTTTTGTG GTCCTGCCTTTGATGGCGTCTGAACTCTATCCGACCGTAGTGCGTGGGATTGGGATCAGTATAAGCGGCGTAGCGGGAATGCTGGGCCCGATCTTCATTCCCCTTATTAACTACTTG GGAACTGAGAGCCTGATGGTTTTACCTCTGATGATCATGGGCGGTTTGATGGTGGCTGGTGGTCTGTCGGCGTTGACTCTGCCGGAAACTTTGCACCAGCATCTTCCGCAGACTTTAGAAGAGGGGGAACTGTTTG GCAAAGACTTTGGATACAAGCAATGGCTAACCTGTTGCCCGCCACGTCCGAATCGACGAGAAGAACACGAAAACGACGTTGCTCAAAG ATTGGCGGAGAATCCTGACATTGCCAAACCTCTAGTGACTCCAACGATAGCTTCGTCAATCACATCTGCCATTTGA
- the LOC124314266 gene encoding cofilin/actin-depolymerizing factor homolog — protein sequence MLRLALICFSVGLLVSWYPVQPAAVLESGVRVTDAAKVVIDKIKAGKEFRYGVFFVKNETVIDLESTGSRTSTYNDYLKNLKVVKPTGKECRYGVLDFEFQCKSSADKKRDKLVLMSWCPDDVKVRSKFIHAASVEGMKKAVTGISAFVQASDDEQASLVEVQDKLTRTVTAC from the exons ATGCTGAGACTCGCGTTGATTTGCTTTTCTGTTGGTTTGCTGGTGTCCTGGTACCCTGTGCAACCCGCTGCAGTTTTG GAATCGGGGGTTAGAGTGACCGATGCCGCCAAGGTAGTCATTGATAAGATCAAGGCTGGAAAGGAATTCCGCTACGGCGTATTCTTCGTCAAAAACGAGACAGTCATTGATCTCGAATCTACTG GTAGTCGTACATCCACCTATAATGACTACCTGAAAAATCTGAAGGTTGTCAAACCGACGGGTAAAGAATGCCGTTATGGGGTTCTCGATTTCGAATTTCAATGCAAGTCTTCTGCg GACAAGAAGAGAGACAAACTGGTGCTAATGTCTTGGTGTCCCGATGACGTGAAAGTCCGATCGAAATTCATTCACGCCGCGTCCGTCGAAGGCATGAAAAAGGCTGTAACGGGAATCTCTGCATTCGTTCAG GCAAGCGATGATGAGCAAGCGTCCCTGGTAGAGGTTCAAGATAAGCTCACGAGGACGGTGACTGCATGCTAA
- the LOC124314118 gene encoding dipeptidase 1-like, whose product MERVLSALIVVLAVSFYGVSGFPWKLIHRSIEENVGITLNQIAEPLMENESKVFQTEFHKLASNKNDELTIARQILERVPLIDGHNDLPHVIRLLAESQLASFNLTDLADKNPWKSDPSSHTDILRLRQGKLGAQFWVAYTNCNTQHNDSPQKTIEQIDLIYRLIDLYSDTFQLATTAQEIEDIFASGKISSLIGVEGGHSIGNSLGVLRTFYRLGVRYMTLTHSCPTPWADNSQLDNPGQEPIHDGLTSFGEAIVQEMNRLGMMVDISHVSVSTMEDVLNVSKAPVIFSHSGAFSVCNNTRNVPDHILRRLAKNDGIIMVVFYNEFIACGQSASLNDVVRHIEHIRNVIGEDYIGLGGDFNGVDRVPTDLDDVSKYPNLFAELLRRGWSETDLEKLAGRNMLRVMRRVEQVKMELLSMEPIEEWIPAEDLRPEHKQCLTEYS is encoded by the exons atggaAAGAGTGTTGAGCGCGTTGATTGTTGTGTTGGCGGTCAGTTTTTACGGAGTGTCAGGATTTCCCTGGAAGTTGATTCACAGGTCCATtgaagaaaatgttggaatTACATTGAATCAAATAGCGGAACCCCTTATGGAGAACGAATCAAAGGTTTTTCAAACTGAATTCCATAAATTGgcctcaaataaaaatgacgaGCTGACGATTGCACGTCAAATTCTCGAGCGCGTTCCTCTCATTGACGG GCATAATGATTTACCGCACGTTATTCGACTCCTGGCCGAGAGTCAACTGGCTAGCTTCAATTTGACAGATCTTGCAGATAAGAATCCTTGGAAATCTGATCCTTCGTCGCATACTGACATTCTCCGTCTCCGACAAGGGAAGCTGGGCGCTCAA TTTTGGGTGGCGTATACGAATTGCAATACTCAGCACAATGATTCGCCGCAAAAGACGATCGAACAAATTGATCTCATCTACCGCTTGATTGACTTGTATTCAGACACTTTTCAACTAGCCACCACAGCTCAAG AAATTGAGGACATCTTTGCATCGGGTAAAATTTCCAGTCTGATTGGAGTTGAAGGTGGTCACTCCATTGGAAATTCCCTCGGTGTATTGCGCACTTTCTATCGACTCGGAGTTCGTTACATGACTCTCACCCATTCGTGTCCGACTCCATG GGCTGACAATTCACAGCTGGATAACCCGGGTCAGGAACCTATTCACGATGGACTTACCAGTTTTGGAGAA gcAATAGTCCAAGAGATGAATCGCTTGGGCATGATGGTGGACATTTCGCATGTGTCGGTCTCGACAATGGAAGACGTATTGAACGTGTCGAAAGCGCCCGTGATTTTCAGTCACTCGGGGGCATTTTCCGTTTGCAACAATACTCGAAACGTGCCCGATCATATCCTTCGTCGATTG GCGAAAAATGACGGAATTATCATGGTGGTATTTTATAACGAATTCATCGCCTGCGGTCAGTCGGCAAGCCTCAACGATGTGGTGCGCCACATCGAACACATTCGTAATGTTATCGGGGAAGATTACATTGGACTCGGTGGTGACTTTAACGGAGTTGATAG GGTTCCCACTGACTTGGATGATGTTTCAAAGTATCCCAACCTCTTCGCGGAATTGTTACGTCGCGGTTGGAGCGAAAcagatttagaaaaattggctGGTAGAAATATGCTGCGCGTGATGCGTCGTGTTGAGCAG GTTAAAATGGAACTCTTATCCATGGAGCCGATTGAAGAATGGATTCCGGCCGAAGACCTCCGACCTGAGCACAAGCAATGTCTCACCGAGTACAGTTAA
- the LOC124314109 gene encoding protein SHQ1 homolog, whose translation MITPRFKLSQDENCLFVTIHAPFSKVSDAEIYMDGTDFRFHSNPYYIRLNLPGEIIENDEAKANFDAETNEFKITCPKVTKGTHFQGLDMLTSLLAPKGKRSVDSKGIEVLEETCSEEDSESDFDWFLEQKIEEESSDLPANGSKYGFGLKHSGLFATLAEELHQVVDVKNPDNQSASERRIERLEQEKREFNAEHYLADFFQTDMIDPLIEYLPSSRIGEEWTEAETILLKTLTNKEYLLDHDQLQSTYLGLVDILLAYCYDMRTTMSDPNVESAWTIAKISGTLSWLEIFTSIRQVVDCFLRRSLCFPLFRNFKLSIKAIEDASNILKEGRTSVWRCFLQIHQLFNKSDPRYLLNQLYIRDYCIWIQKSNDETLASLSQSLKSMELTKEDVTLNLVDLERAAVNLMCYSDDSSEESDLEEQMAHLSLKKKSASSAMPIDLQVAAEAARMSSESDLDSDDDSSSEESD comes from the exons atgattacACCACGTTTCAAGCTCAGCCAAGATGAAAATTGCCTATTTGTCACGATTCACGCACCCTTTTCTAAGGTATCAGACGCAGAAATTTACATGGATGGTACTGATTTTCGCTTTCATTCAAATCCCTATTACATTCGCCTCAATTTGCCgggagaaataattgaaaacgaCGAGGCTAAAGCTAATTTTGATGCTGaaacaaatgaattcaaaatcacgtGTCCAAAAGTAACAAAAGGAACACATTTCCAAGGACTGGATATGCTTACGAGTCTTCTGGCAcccaaaggaaaaagaagtgtcGACAGCAAGGGAATTGAAGTGCTCGAAGAAACCTGCTCAGAAGAGGACTCAGAATCAGATTTTGATTGGTTCTTGGagcaaaaaattgaagaagaatcaTCAGATTTACCAGCTAATGGTTCGAAATATGGTTTTGGCTTGAAACATTCCGGCCTTTTTGCTACATTGGCTGAGGAACTGCATCAGGTTGTGGATGTCAAAAATCCTGACAACCAGTCAGCCtcagaaagaagaatagaaagatTGGaacaagagaagagagaatttAATGCAGAACACTACTTGGCTGATTTCTTCCAGACTGACATGATCGATCCTCTAATTGAATACCTACCTTCAAGCAGGATTGGTGAGGAGTGGACAGAGGCAGAAACTATCCTCTTAAAAACCCTCACCAACAAAGAATACCTCCTGGATCATGATCAACTACAGTCCACGTATTTGGGTTTGGTTGATATTTTGCTAGCATATTGCTACGATATGAGAACCACCATGTCCGACCCCAACGTCGAATCAGCATGGACCATAGCAAAAATCAGTGGAACTTTATCTTGGCTTgag ATCTTCACTTCGATTCGCCAAGTTGTAGATTGCTTTCTTCGTAGAAGTCTGTGTTTTCCCTTATTTCGAAACTTCAAATTGTCCATTAAAGCCATTGAAGACGCCTCAAATATTCTTAAAGAAGGGCGGACGTCAGTCTGGAGGTGTTTCTTACAAATTCATCAGCTGTTCAACAAAAGCGATCCTCGATACCTTCTTAATCAACTGTACATTCGAGACTATTGTATCTGGATACAAAAGTCTAACGACGAGACGCTCGCCTCGCTAAGCCAGAGTTTGAAATCG ATGGAATTGACCAAAGAAGATGTTACGTTAAACCTTGTTGATCTTGAGCGGGCCGCAGTTAACCTGATGTGCTATAGTGACGACTCGTCAGAAGAATCGGACCTCGAAGAACAAATGGCCCATCTGTCGCTCAAAAAGAAATCCGCTTCGAGCGCAATGCCGATTGATCTTCAGGTTGCAGCGGAAGCCGCTCGAATGAGCTCGGAATCTGATTTGGATTCTGATGATGATTCTTCATCCGAAGAAAGTGACTGA